From a single Micromonospora pallida genomic region:
- a CDS encoding PP2C family protein-serine/threonine phosphatase has protein sequence MAQGSRRAMVTTTRRGGRPSPVGGEPTDSAHRRAGKAAVPTDAALARELLDGLAEAVVTVDSRGVVTLANAMAAELLPEVTPGGPLALAAVPALAEAARSGAAGFEAEHRGRRLRGICRPLRANGCAWYVRDVTEEQARTDALRAERAHTAFLAQAGSRLGLSLHRDQTLRAAVTLVVPYLADAAVVIHRPPLPAPPDAEPLWVRFADGDLEPVFGSGPADLADSVPGLAEALDGDHVDATPWLDTELAELGRVLPEDFGRSGAVLVTPMIGTNGAALVMMRRPGQGGFDQRDVEVAREFAARAGAALVTADLHGEQTHLARVLQASLFPPELPEIPGVALAGGYRAAGDSLRIGGDFYAVSATADGGTFALGDVCGKGVGAAVLTGRVRQSLQTLRLVEQRPLELMALLNRALFDAPEATRRSQFTTLLLGTFTTEADGALCLRVAGGGHPAPLVVGVDGAVRPVPVGGMPVGALSDARFVETRIRLAPGELLLAYTDGVIEARGGPGALEMFGEDRLRQALADGAGLPPRAVVDRVLRLLDKWFDGQSQDDIAMLAITPVTPPSARP, from the coding sequence GTGGCGCAGGGCAGCCGGCGCGCGATGGTGACCACCACCCGACGCGGCGGCCGCCCCAGCCCGGTCGGTGGCGAACCCACCGACTCCGCTCACCGCCGTGCCGGGAAGGCCGCCGTCCCCACCGACGCCGCGCTCGCCCGCGAACTGCTCGACGGGCTGGCCGAGGCGGTCGTCACCGTCGACTCCCGGGGCGTGGTGACCCTGGCCAACGCGATGGCCGCCGAACTGCTGCCCGAGGTCACCCCCGGTGGCCCGCTGGCGCTGGCCGCCGTGCCGGCGTTGGCCGAGGCGGCCCGCAGTGGGGCGGCCGGTTTCGAGGCCGAGCACCGGGGGCGGCGACTGCGCGGGATCTGCCGCCCGCTGCGCGCCAACGGCTGCGCCTGGTACGTCCGGGACGTCACCGAGGAGCAGGCCCGCACCGACGCGCTACGGGCCGAACGCGCCCACACCGCCTTCCTCGCCCAGGCCGGCAGCCGACTCGGGCTCTCCCTGCACCGTGACCAGACGCTGCGGGCCGCGGTGACGCTGGTCGTGCCGTACCTCGCCGACGCCGCGGTGGTGATCCACCGACCGCCGCTGCCGGCGCCACCCGACGCTGAGCCGCTCTGGGTACGCTTCGCCGACGGCGACCTGGAGCCGGTGTTCGGCAGCGGACCGGCCGACCTGGCCGACTCGGTACCCGGGCTCGCCGAGGCACTCGACGGGGACCACGTCGACGCCACCCCGTGGCTCGACACCGAACTCGCCGAACTCGGTCGGGTGCTGCCGGAGGACTTCGGCCGGTCCGGCGCCGTCCTGGTCACTCCGATGATCGGGACGAACGGCGCGGCGTTGGTCATGATGCGCCGGCCGGGCCAGGGTGGCTTCGACCAGCGGGACGTCGAGGTCGCCCGGGAGTTCGCCGCGCGGGCCGGGGCGGCCCTGGTCACCGCCGACCTGCACGGCGAGCAGACCCACCTGGCCCGGGTGCTCCAGGCGAGCCTGTTCCCGCCCGAACTGCCCGAGATCCCCGGCGTGGCGCTGGCCGGCGGTTACCGCGCGGCCGGCGACAGCCTGCGGATCGGCGGCGACTTCTACGCCGTCTCGGCCACCGCCGACGGCGGCACCTTCGCCCTCGGCGACGTCTGCGGCAAGGGCGTCGGCGCGGCCGTGCTCACCGGCCGGGTACGCCAGTCGTTGCAGACCCTGCGCCTGGTCGAACAGCGTCCGTTGGAGCTGATGGCCCTGCTCAACCGGGCCCTGTTCGACGCGCCCGAGGCGACCCGGCGCAGCCAGTTCACCACCCTGCTGCTCGGTACCTTCACCACCGAGGCCGACGGCGCGCTGTGCCTGCGCGTGGCCGGGGGCGGTCACCCGGCCCCGCTGGTCGTCGGGGTCGACGGGGCTGTCCGACCGGTCCCGGTCGGCGGGATGCCGGTCGGCGCGCTCAGCGACGCGCGGTTCGTCGAGACGCGGATCCGGCTGGCACCCGGTGAACTGCTGCTGGCGTACACCGACGGGGTGATCGAGGCACGCGGCGGCCCGGGGGCGCTCGAGATGTTCGGCGAGGACCGGTTGCGCCAGGCGCTGGCCGACGGGGCCGGACTGCCGCCCCGGGCCGTGGTCGACCGGGTACTGCGACTGCTCGACAAGTGGTTCGACGGCCAGAGCCAGGACGACATCGCCATGCTCGCCATCACCCCCGTCACCCCGCCCTCGGCCCGGCCCTGA
- a CDS encoding ROK family transcriptional regulator: MSSPADAAPAGAVRQGSLREINLALLLGRIAAAPRPPSRAELATDTGLTRATVSAVVDDLIGGGLVTEVDPTPRTGAGRPARGLLLASRGPAGLGLEINVDYLAVCVLDLAGEVRHRTVHRADLRPASPAETVALAAELAQRARADAAAQGLTLAGAALAVPGLVAADGVVRLAPNLGWREVDVPVLLAAHPPLTDSVPGLPALVVDNEANLAALGELHAGEPGATDFLYVSGEVGIGAGIVLDGTLYRGARGFSGEIGHLPVHPEGHPCRCGGRGCLETYAGQEAILAAAGLAGTDVAGDAARLARLAAGGDPATLAALGGAGTALGVAVAGVVNLLDLDTVVLGGTYAPLARWLSPAVTAEISRRVLTAAWHPVTVRPTVLGADAAAIGAAGSVVRRVIARPAAWLAGAADPGTRQGLSSAAAGGLYSAPDRRG; this comes from the coding sequence GTGAGCAGCCCCGCCGACGCCGCGCCCGCCGGGGCGGTCCGTCAGGGCAGCCTCCGCGAGATCAACCTCGCCCTGCTGCTCGGCCGGATCGCCGCCGCGCCCCGGCCACCGTCCCGGGCCGAGTTGGCCACCGACACCGGGCTCACCCGGGCGACCGTCTCCGCCGTCGTCGACGACCTGATCGGCGGCGGGCTGGTCACCGAAGTCGACCCGACACCGCGTACCGGGGCCGGCCGACCCGCCCGGGGCCTGCTGCTGGCCAGCCGGGGTCCGGCCGGTCTCGGCCTGGAGATCAATGTCGACTACCTGGCGGTCTGCGTGCTCGACCTGGCCGGCGAGGTCCGGCACCGCACGGTGCACCGGGCCGACCTGCGTCCGGCCTCTCCCGCCGAGACCGTCGCCCTCGCCGCCGAGTTGGCCCAGCGGGCCCGGGCCGACGCCGCCGCCCAGGGGCTCACCCTGGCCGGGGCGGCGCTCGCCGTACCCGGTCTGGTAGCCGCCGACGGCGTGGTCCGGCTCGCTCCCAACCTCGGCTGGCGGGAGGTGGACGTACCGGTGTTGCTCGCCGCCCACCCGCCGCTGACCGATTCGGTGCCCGGCCTGCCCGCGCTGGTGGTCGACAACGAGGCCAACCTGGCCGCCCTGGGCGAACTGCACGCCGGGGAGCCGGGAGCCACCGACTTCCTGTACGTCTCCGGCGAGGTGGGCATCGGCGCGGGGATCGTGCTGGACGGCACGCTCTACCGGGGCGCTCGGGGGTTCAGCGGCGAGATCGGTCACCTCCCGGTCCATCCGGAGGGTCACCCCTGTCGGTGTGGCGGGCGGGGCTGCCTGGAGACCTACGCCGGCCAGGAGGCGATTCTCGCCGCCGCCGGGCTGGCCGGGACGGACGTGGCCGGCGACGCGGCCCGGCTGGCCCGACTCGCCGCCGGGGGCGACCCGGCGACCCTCGCCGCGCTGGGCGGGGCGGGGACGGCCCTCGGCGTGGCGGTCGCCGGGGTGGTGAACCTGCTCGACCTGGACACCGTGGTCCTCGGCGGCACCTACGCCCCGCTCGCCCGCTGGCTGAGCCCGGCGGTGACCGCCGAGATCTCCCGGCGGGTGCTCACCGCCGCCTGGCACCCGGTCACCGTCCGACCGACGGTGCTCGGTGCGGACGCCGCCGCGATCGGCGCGGCGGGTTCGGTGGTCCGCCGGGTCATCGCCCGACCTGCGGCCTGGCTGGCCGGAGCGGCTGACCCCGGCACCCGTCAGGGGCTCTCCTCGGCAGCAGCCGGCGGGCTCTACTCGGCCCCCGACCGGCGGGGCTGA
- the xylA gene encoding xylose isomerase — translation MAPRPTPADKFSFGLWTVGWQGRDPFGDATRPELDAVEAVHRLAELGAYGITFHDDDVVPFGADTATRDRRIARFRTALADTGMVVPMVTTNLFTHPVFKDGGFTSNDRQVRRYALRKVLRNIDLAAELGAKTFVMWGGREGGEYDVAKDVRAALDRYREAVDLLTQYVVDSGYDLRFALEPKPNEPRGDILLPTVGHALAFISTLAHPDLVGLNPEVGHEQMAGLNFVHGIAQALWQDKLFHIDLNGQRGVKYDQDLVFGHGDLLNAFALVDLLEHGGVTGASGYDGPRHFDYKPSRTEDVAGVWASAEANMRTYLLLRERAAAFRADPEVADALAASRVAELAEPTLAPGESVADLLADRSAFEDLDVDAVAARGFGFVRLNQLAVEHLLGAR, via the coding sequence ATGGCACCCCGTCCTACCCCCGCCGACAAGTTCTCCTTCGGCCTCTGGACGGTCGGCTGGCAGGGGCGCGACCCGTTCGGCGACGCCACCCGCCCCGAGTTGGACGCGGTCGAGGCGGTGCACCGCCTCGCCGAACTCGGCGCGTACGGGATCACCTTCCACGACGACGACGTCGTGCCGTTCGGTGCGGACACGGCCACCCGCGACCGACGGATCGCCCGGTTCCGCACGGCCCTGGCCGACACCGGCATGGTCGTGCCGATGGTCACCACCAACCTCTTCACCCACCCGGTCTTCAAGGACGGCGGCTTCACCAGCAACGACCGGCAGGTCCGCCGGTACGCGTTGCGCAAGGTGCTGCGCAACATCGATCTCGCCGCCGAACTGGGCGCGAAGACGTTCGTCATGTGGGGTGGCCGGGAGGGCGGCGAGTACGACGTCGCCAAGGACGTCCGGGCCGCGCTGGACCGCTACCGGGAGGCCGTCGACCTGCTCACCCAGTACGTCGTCGACTCCGGCTACGACCTGCGCTTCGCCCTCGAACCCAAGCCGAACGAGCCGCGCGGCGACATCCTGCTGCCCACCGTCGGACACGCGCTGGCGTTCATCTCCACCCTGGCTCACCCCGACCTGGTCGGCCTCAACCCCGAGGTCGGGCACGAGCAGATGGCCGGGCTGAACTTCGTGCACGGCATCGCCCAGGCGCTCTGGCAGGACAAGCTGTTCCACATCGACCTCAACGGCCAGCGCGGCGTCAAGTACGACCAGGACCTCGTCTTCGGCCACGGTGACCTGCTCAACGCGTTCGCCCTGGTCGACCTGCTCGAGCACGGCGGGGTGACCGGCGCATCCGGCTACGACGGCCCCCGACACTTCGACTACAAGCCATCCCGTACCGAGGACGTCGCCGGGGTGTGGGCGTCGGCGGAGGCGAACATGCGGACGTACCTGCTGCTCAGGGAGCGCGCGGCGGCGTTCCGCGCCGACCCGGAGGTGGCCGACGCCCTTGCGGCCAGCCGGGTCGCCGAGCTGGCCGAGCCGACCCTCGCCCCCGGCGAAAGTGTCGCCGACCTGCTCGCCGACCGGTCCGCCTTCGAGGACCTGGACGTCGACGCGGTGGCCGCGCGGGGCTTCGGCTTCGTCCGGCTCAACCAGCTCGCCGTCGAGCACCTGCTCGGCGCGCGCTGA
- a CDS encoding xylulokinase: MPLVAGVDSSTQSCKVVVRDAETGVLVRQGRAPHPDGTEVDPEAWWRALTTAVDAAGGLADVAAVSVAGQQHGMVCLDDAGRVVRPALLWNDTRSAGAAAELVAEAGAGEAGRRFWADAVGTVPVASLTVAKLRWLARHEPANADRVAAVCLPHDWLTWRLGGGAAHNRAGTRDLSALRTDRSDASGTGYWSPATGEYRPDLLEQALGRRPELPVVLGPAEPAGTLAGLGGPLPGSGAVPSGGPLLGPGVVPSGGPLLGPGAGDNAGAALGVGARPGDVVVSIGTSGTVFSVADTPAADASGAVAGFADATGRYLPLVCTLNAARVLDAAATLLRVDPAGLADLALAAPAGADGLVLVPYLEGERTPNRPDATGAVHGLTLRTATPAHLARAAVEGMLCALADGLDALLAQGARADRVILVGGGARSAAVRAIAPQVFGCPVLVPPPGEYVADGAARQAAWVALGGATAPQWSVGETEEYAADPVPAIRERYAEARDRFLARPTDG; this comes from the coding sequence ATGCCGCTCGTCGCCGGCGTCGACTCGTCGACGCAGTCCTGCAAGGTCGTCGTCCGGGACGCCGAGACCGGCGTGCTGGTCCGCCAGGGGCGTGCCCCGCACCCGGACGGCACCGAGGTCGACCCGGAGGCCTGGTGGCGGGCGTTGACCACGGCCGTCGACGCGGCCGGCGGGCTCGCCGACGTGGCCGCCGTCTCGGTCGCCGGCCAGCAGCACGGCATGGTCTGCCTGGACGACGCCGGCCGGGTGGTCCGGCCGGCGCTGCTCTGGAACGACACCCGGTCCGCCGGGGCCGCCGCCGAACTGGTCGCCGAGGCCGGCGCGGGGGAGGCCGGCCGGCGGTTCTGGGCCGACGCGGTGGGCACCGTGCCGGTGGCCAGCCTGACCGTCGCCAAGCTGCGCTGGCTGGCCCGGCACGAGCCGGCCAACGCCGACCGGGTGGCGGCGGTCTGCCTGCCGCACGACTGGCTGACCTGGCGGCTCGGCGGCGGCGCGGCCCACAACCGAGCCGGTACGCGCGACCTGTCCGCCCTGCGCACCGACCGCAGCGACGCCAGCGGCACCGGCTACTGGTCACCGGCCACCGGCGAGTACCGCCCCGATCTGCTGGAACAGGCCCTCGGGCGGCGACCGGAGCTGCCCGTGGTGCTCGGCCCCGCCGAGCCCGCCGGCACCCTCGCGGGGCTCGGCGGGCCGCTGCCCGGCTCCGGCGCGGTGCCTTCCGGTGGGCCGCTGCTCGGCCCCGGCGTGGTGCCTTCCGGTGGGCCGCTGCTCGGCCCCGGCGCCGGGGACAACGCCGGGGCGGCGCTCGGGGTCGGGGCACGCCCCGGCGATGTGGTCGTCTCCATCGGCACCTCCGGGACCGTGTTCAGCGTCGCCGACACCCCGGCCGCCGACGCGAGCGGGGCGGTCGCCGGGTTCGCCGACGCCACCGGCCGCTACCTGCCGCTGGTCTGCACGCTCAACGCCGCCCGGGTGCTGGACGCCGCCGCCACGCTGCTCCGGGTCGACCCGGCCGGCCTGGCCGATCTGGCGCTGGCCGCCCCGGCCGGGGCGGACGGGCTGGTCCTCGTGCCGTACCTGGAGGGGGAGCGGACCCCGAACCGGCCGGACGCCACCGGGGCGGTGCACGGGCTCACCCTGCGCACCGCCACCCCCGCGCACCTGGCCCGGGCCGCCGTCGAGGGGATGCTCTGCGCGCTGGCCGACGGGCTCGACGCCCTGCTCGCCCAGGGTGCCCGGGCCGACCGGGTGATCCTGGTCGGCGGGGGAGCCCGGTCGGCGGCGGTCCGTGCCATCGCACCGCAGGTCTTCGGCTGCCCGGTGCTGGTCCCGCCGCCCGGTGAGTACGTCGCCGACGGCGCGGCGCGGCAGGCCGCCTGGGTCGCCCTGGGCGGCGCGACAGCACCACAGTGGTCGGTCGGCGAGACCGAAGAGTACGCCGCCGATCCGGTGCCGGCGATCCGCGAGCGGTACGCCGAGGCGCGGGACCGGTTCCTCGCCCGTCCCACTGACGGGTAA
- a CDS encoding DUF5925 domain-containing protein has product MSSLDLPTPPLDLPGAAPPPEPVVPLPAVLRYDDADTPCDVIDALALADFITGRHPWSQTVRLPRARPDAQLVPADGHLLRTAIEARQRSQLLGGDGWTARVVTWKGHGAEVTVTAVSGEVGQSALDRIVAGATAAEDAGSGRIGFWHQSPRRGAQRDVRTVTTPEWATIRDNYTATARREFDRLMAVTPENVLGRLVLLHGAPGTGKTTALRALAHAWRQWCQADCVLDPDVLFADAGYLSEVAVGNDDEPEGGPRWRLLIVEDCDELIRGEARQTSGQALSRLLNLTDGLLGQGRDVLVAITTNEDLSRLHPAVTRPGRCLARIEVGPLSYAEATRWLASAGVAPDGGGVASGGGGEVPDGGGVARGGGGVARGGGTSAVASDGTSAVPASGATLAELYALRAGAPTPPTDRHELGGYL; this is encoded by the coding sequence ATGTCGTCGCTCGACCTTCCCACCCCACCGCTCGACCTGCCCGGTGCGGCACCGCCGCCGGAGCCCGTCGTGCCCCTGCCGGCCGTCCTGCGCTACGACGACGCGGACACCCCGTGTGACGTCATCGACGCCCTGGCGCTCGCCGACTTCATCACCGGGCGGCACCCCTGGTCGCAGACCGTCCGACTGCCCCGGGCCCGCCCCGACGCGCAGCTCGTACCCGCCGACGGACACCTGCTGCGTACCGCCATCGAGGCCCGGCAACGCTCCCAGCTCCTCGGCGGCGACGGCTGGACCGCACGGGTGGTCACCTGGAAGGGCCACGGCGCGGAGGTGACCGTCACCGCGGTGAGCGGCGAGGTCGGCCAGTCCGCGCTGGACCGGATCGTGGCCGGGGCGACCGCTGCGGAGGACGCCGGATCGGGCCGGATCGGCTTCTGGCACCAGAGTCCGCGCCGGGGCGCGCAGCGGGACGTCCGGACCGTGACCACCCCGGAGTGGGCCACCATCCGGGACAACTACACCGCCACCGCCCGCCGGGAGTTCGACCGGCTGATGGCGGTCACCCCGGAAAACGTGCTGGGGCGGCTGGTGCTGCTGCACGGCGCGCCGGGCACCGGCAAGACGACCGCGCTACGTGCCCTCGCGCACGCCTGGCGGCAGTGGTGTCAGGCCGACTGCGTCCTCGATCCGGACGTCCTCTTCGCCGACGCCGGGTACCTGTCCGAGGTGGCGGTCGGCAACGACGACGAGCCGGAGGGCGGCCCCCGCTGGCGGCTGCTGATCGTCGAGGACTGCGACGAACTGATCCGGGGCGAGGCCCGGCAGACCTCCGGCCAGGCCCTGTCCCGGCTGCTCAACCTCACCGACGGGCTGCTCGGCCAGGGCCGGGACGTGCTCGTCGCGATCACCACCAACGAGGATCTGTCCCGGCTGCACCCGGCGGTGACCCGCCCCGGCCGGTGCCTCGCCCGGATCGAGGTGGGCCCGCTGTCGTACGCGGAGGCGACCCGTTGGCTCGCCTCCGCCGGAGTGGCACCCGACGGTGGCGGCGTGGCGTCCGGCGGTGGCGGGGAGGTGCCCGACGGTGGCGGGGTGGCGCGCGGCGGTGGCGGGGTGGCGCGCGGCGGCGGCACCAGCGCCGTGGCATCCGACGGCACCAGCGCCGTGCCGGCCAGCGGGGCCACCCTCGCCGAGCTGTACGCGCTGCGCGCCGGAGCCCCCACCCCGCCCACCGACCGGCACGAACTGGGCGGTTACCTCTGA
- a CDS encoding MFS transporter translates to MTTTSGGTRVHRLYTVVVFVLLASLDNVAIGLVPPLYGSIADSLDVPQRLIGLVTAVSFLVSAVAAVGWAYVGDRTNRKPLLVVGTLLWAAGTAGSAVAPGYPLFLVAQMVAAVGLGAVGSVGFSVVTDLISPRRRGLVMSFWGLSQGVGTLAGTLVGGILGAADWRRPFLLLSLVGLAATAAYVFTYDVRRGQSEPELAGALAHGAEYDYRISRADLPRILHRRTNFWLVFQGLTAQAAFGSLVWLPVLFTERAEEQGYSPATAIVVGSVFATLFQLGGVFSIVGGLVGDALQRRTPRGRAMVAAVGILAAVPFYLVLFFVPIRIDVPDGAGAGAVIGAVLASVLTEPTVGLSLLAAVLALALTSANSPNWFALIADVNPPEHRGTVYSLGNLVNGVGRAAGNGLVGVAFHALRGAFPPPLNFAVGLAAFQLFFIPTGIMYWFASRTSPRDIANVHTLLHTRAERL, encoded by the coding sequence ATGACCACCACCAGCGGCGGTACCCGGGTCCACCGGCTGTACACCGTCGTCGTCTTCGTGCTCCTCGCATCGCTGGACAACGTGGCGATCGGGTTGGTCCCCCCGCTGTACGGGTCGATCGCCGACTCGCTGGACGTGCCACAGCGCCTGATCGGGCTGGTAACCGCGGTCAGCTTCCTGGTCAGCGCGGTGGCTGCGGTCGGCTGGGCGTACGTGGGCGACCGGACCAACCGGAAGCCGCTGCTCGTGGTCGGCACCCTGCTCTGGGCGGCCGGCACCGCGGGCAGCGCGGTGGCTCCCGGCTACCCGCTCTTCCTGGTGGCCCAGATGGTGGCGGCGGTCGGGCTCGGCGCGGTCGGCTCGGTCGGCTTCTCGGTGGTCACCGACCTGATCTCGCCCCGCCGCCGGGGTCTGGTGATGAGCTTCTGGGGGCTGTCCCAGGGCGTCGGTACGCTCGCCGGCACCCTGGTCGGCGGGATCCTCGGCGCGGCGGACTGGCGTCGGCCCTTCCTGCTGCTCAGCCTGGTCGGCCTGGCCGCCACGGCGGCGTACGTGTTCACCTACGACGTGCGACGCGGGCAGAGCGAACCGGAGCTGGCCGGCGCGCTCGCCCACGGCGCCGAGTACGACTACCGGATCAGCCGGGCCGACCTGCCCCGGATCCTGCACCGGCGGACCAACTTCTGGCTGGTGTTCCAGGGGCTCACCGCGCAGGCCGCCTTCGGCTCGCTGGTCTGGCTGCCGGTGCTGTTCACCGAACGGGCCGAGGAGCAGGGCTACTCACCGGCCACCGCGATCGTGGTGGGCAGTGTCTTCGCCACCCTGTTCCAGCTCGGCGGGGTCTTCTCCATCGTCGGCGGGCTGGTCGGCGACGCGCTGCAACGGCGTACCCCACGGGGCCGGGCGATGGTCGCGGCCGTCGGCATCCTCGCGGCCGTCCCGTTCTACCTGGTGCTCTTCTTCGTGCCGATCCGGATCGACGTGCCGGACGGCGCGGGCGCTGGCGCGGTGATCGGCGCGGTGCTCGCCAGTGTCCTCACCGAACCGACGGTCGGGCTGAGCCTGCTCGCCGCGGTGCTGGCGCTCGCGCTGACCTCGGCGAACTCGCCGAACTGGTTCGCCCTGATCGCCGACGTCAACCCGCCGGAGCACCGGGGCACCGTCTACAGCCTCGGCAACCTGGTCAACGGGGTCGGCCGGGCGGCCGGGAACGGCCTGGTGGGGGTGGCCTTCCACGCCCTGCGGGGGGCCTTCCCGCCGCCGCTGAACTTCGCCGTCGGGCTGGCCGCGTTCCAGCTCTTCTTCATCCCGACCGGGATCATGTACTGGTTCGCCTCACGGACCTCGCCCCGGGACATCGCCAACGTGCACACCCTGCTGCACACCCGCGCCGAACGCCTCTGA
- a CDS encoding glycoside hydrolase family 13 protein, protein MNTHHDPQETVSDPATGWWTEAVIYQVYPRSFADSGGDGVGDLPGITARLGHLADLGVDAVWLSPFYPSPQADAGYDVANYRDVEPLFGTLADADRLIADAHARGLRVIVDLVPNHTSSAHAWFRAALEAGPGSPERQRYVFRDGLGPGGAEPPNDWQSVFGGPAWTRLADGQWYLHLFDTAQPDLNWDNPEVRTEFLEVLRFWLDRGVDGFRVDVAHGLVKQADLANWREPQEILSGQEVDKPRPPMWDQDGVHEIYREWRRLLETYGGDRVLVAEAWVEPAERLARYVRPDEMHQAFNFEYLLAAWTAPAQYAVITRSLEATDAVGAPTTWVLSNHDVVRHASRLGLPVGTPRPNGIGADDPQPDATLGLRRARAATLLMLALPGSAYLYQGEELGLPEHTTLPDEVRQDPTWERSGHTERGRDGCRVPIPWEADAPSYGFGPADASWLPQPPSWAEYALDRQRGVPGSTYELYRTALRLRREHGLGRGTLRWLASGDEVLHFRNGALGVLTNFGAASVPLPDGVEPLHASGPLDDALVPTDVTVWYRA, encoded by the coding sequence CTGAACACCCATCACGACCCGCAGGAAACCGTCAGCGACCCGGCCACCGGCTGGTGGACCGAAGCCGTCATCTACCAGGTCTACCCGCGTTCCTTCGCCGACTCCGGCGGCGACGGCGTCGGTGACCTGCCGGGCATCACCGCCCGCCTCGGACACCTCGCCGACCTCGGGGTGGACGCGGTCTGGTTGTCCCCGTTCTACCCGTCGCCGCAGGCCGACGCCGGCTACGACGTGGCCAACTACCGCGACGTCGAGCCGCTGTTCGGCACGCTCGCCGACGCGGACCGGCTGATCGCCGACGCGCACGCGCGGGGCCTGCGGGTGATCGTCGACCTGGTCCCCAACCACACCTCGTCGGCGCACGCCTGGTTCCGGGCCGCGCTGGAGGCCGGGCCGGGCAGCCCGGAACGGCAGCGGTACGTCTTCCGGGACGGCCTCGGTCCGGGCGGTGCCGAGCCGCCGAACGACTGGCAGAGCGTGTTCGGCGGGCCGGCCTGGACCCGGCTCGCCGACGGGCAGTGGTACCTGCACCTGTTCGACACCGCCCAGCCCGACCTGAACTGGGACAACCCCGAGGTCCGGACGGAGTTCCTGGAGGTGCTGCGGTTCTGGCTCGACCGGGGCGTCGACGGCTTCCGGGTCGACGTGGCGCACGGCCTGGTCAAGCAGGCCGACCTGGCGAACTGGCGGGAGCCGCAGGAGATCCTCTCCGGCCAGGAGGTCGACAAGCCCCGCCCGCCGATGTGGGACCAGGACGGGGTGCACGAGATCTACCGCGAGTGGCGACGGCTGCTGGAGACCTACGGCGGTGACCGCGTCCTGGTCGCCGAGGCGTGGGTGGAACCGGCCGAGCGGCTGGCCCGCTACGTCCGCCCCGACGAGATGCACCAGGCGTTCAACTTCGAGTACCTGCTCGCCGCCTGGACCGCGCCGGCCCAGTACGCGGTGATCACCCGCTCCCTGGAGGCCACCGACGCGGTCGGCGCCCCGACCACCTGGGTGCTGTCCAACCACGACGTGGTCCGGCACGCCTCCCGACTCGGGCTGCCGGTCGGTACCCCCCGGCCCAACGGCATCGGCGCGGACGACCCGCAGCCGGACGCCACCCTCGGCCTACGCCGGGCCCGCGCGGCCACCCTGCTGATGCTCGCCCTGCCCGGCTCGGCCTACCTCTACCAGGGTGAGGAGTTGGGGCTGCCGGAGCACACCACGCTGCCCGACGAGGTCCGGCAGGACCCGACCTGGGAGCGCAGCGGGCACACCGAACGTGGCCGGGACGGCTGCCGGGTGCCGATCCCGTGGGAGGCCGACGCCCCGTCGTACGGCTTCGGGCCCGCCGACGCGAGCTGGCTGCCGCAGCCGCCGTCCTGGGCCGAGTACGCGCTGGACCGGCAGCGCGGGGTGCCCGGCTCGACGTACGAGCTGTACCGGACCGCGCTGCGGCTACGCCGGGAGCACGGGCTGGGCCGGGGCACGCTGCGTTGGCTGGCCTCCGGCGACGAGGTGCTGCACTTCCGCAACGGCGCGTTGGGCGTGCTGACCAACTTCGGCGCAGCATCGGTGCCGCTGCCGGACGGCGTAGAGCCGCTGCACGCCAGCGGCCCCCTCGACGACGCCCTGGTCCCCACCGACGTCACCGTCTGGTACCGCGCCTGA